The genomic stretch AATGGTAGAGATTTAAAACTTAAAATGGATTTAATTCTAAATTTTAAACCTGATGAGTTTAAAATTAATGAATTAAGAGACCATAAAATAGTGGAGGATATTTGGTTTGATTAGGAGGATTAGTTGTGATAACAGAGACTTTAATTGTATTTTTGAACATTTATAGAATTTTAATTTTAATTAGAATTCTTCTTAGTTGGTTGGTATCCTCAGGAATTAGTTCTAATGCATTTTTTAAATTTATATATAATGTAACAGAGCCATTTTTATCTGTTTTTAGAAGCATTAGATTTTTTAGATTTGGTATTTATGATTTCTCACCAATTGCGGCTTTAATTACTATTACGATAACCGAGAGAATGTTATCTTATGGTAATTATAAGCTTTCTACGTTTATAGTATTATTTATTATGGAAGCTTGGGGAATACTTAGAAGTATTTTTTTTGCTCTTATTTTTTTCTTTGTTTTAAGAGTGGTATTTCTGTTTTTACATTTATTTGATGGTACTGATTTTATGAAAAGTGTTGATTTTTTGTTAGTGCCGTTATCTTTTAAGATAAAAAATATAGTTACAGATAAGCATATGTCTTATGCCGTTAGTTTAATTGTAGCAGCATCATTATTGTTAGCATTTATAATTATTTTTGAGCAAGCTATAATGGCTATTAATATTTTAAGCTTTTATTTGCCTTTTTAGGGATTTTTTGTGTTTTTGCATGAATTTCAGTATGGCTTACAAGGCATTAATGGTCTTGGCAGTAGGGGAATTGATAGATTAAATAATATTAGAATTACAAATGTTAAAGAGCTAATAGAATATTATCCAAAAAAATATGAAGATCGTAAAAATATGGCAGCATTTCCAGATCCATTACAAGTTAGAATTTGTGAACTTATGACGATTTTTACTGTTATAGAACATAGAGATTTTGGAAATACTTTTAAGAGAAATTTAAAGATTATAGGTAGGAGTGAAAATAGTGAGTTATTTGAAATTCTTTTGTTTAATAGGAGTTTTTTAGAGCGAATTTTTAAGATAGGTCAAAAGTTTTATATTTATGCTAGGTTTAGTTATAACGATTATACTAAGATGTGGAGTTGTTCTAATTTTGATAGTGAGATATTTAGTTATAATCCTGTAAAATTTAAAAAAATTATGCCTGTTTATTCTCTTAGTGAGGGACTTAGTTCTAAAAAAATATCTTCTTATGTGAAAGGTGCTCTTGCGTATTTTGTAAAATTTGGACAATCAGATATTCCTAAATTTTTGATAAATAAATATTCATTATTGTCTTTGCATGAAGCTTTAAATGAGATTCATTTTCCAAGTTCTCTTGAAATGCTTAGGAGAGCAAAAAAAACTTTAGTTTATAGAGAGATTTTTTTACTTCAATTTTTTTCAAGGGGTAAGAGTTATAGGGTTTTCTTAAGAGCAGAAAAAAATTTATCTAATGATTTGTTAAAACAAATTATTTCAAAACTTTCATTTGAACTTACAAGGGATCAAAAAATTGCAATTACTGAAATAATTAATGATCTTAAAAATAACAAACCAATGAATAGACTCTTACAGGGTGATGTTGGAAGTGGTAAAACCCTTGTTGCTTTTCTATCTAGTATTCCTTTAATTGAAGCTGGATATCAAGTTGCATTTATGGTGCCTACTGATCTATTAGCACGTCAACATTATAATAGTTTGACAAATATATTAAAAGATTTTGATATTTCTGTGGTTCTTTTGACTGGAAGTTTGAAAAAAAAAGATAGAGATGAGGTTTTAGAAAAGATTCAAAGTGGAATTTGTAGTTTGGTAATTGGGACTCATGCTATTTTTTCTCAAGGGACAAAGTTTAAAAATTTGGCTTATGTCATTATTGATGAACAGCATAAGTTTGGAGTTGAACAAAGAGAAGAGCTTAGAAATAAAGGTGAAGAAGTTGATGTTCTTTTAATGTCAGCAACGCCTATTCCTAGAAGCTTAGCTTTAACCCTTTTTGGAGATCTTGAAGTGTCTTTAATTAAAAGGGGTCCTGAGGGTAGACTACCTGTTACTACATATTTGGCAAAACATGGCAATGAGGAAAAGGTATATGAATTTTTAAAAAATGAACTTGGAAAAGGACATCAGGTTTATTTTGTATATCCTTTAATATCATCTTCAGAAAAGTTTAATCTAAAGGATGCTACTAGTATGTGTTTAAATCTTCAAAATATTTTTGTTGAATATTCTGTTGCTATGATTCATTCTAAGCTTGAATCTTATGTGAAGGAAGAAATTATGCATAATTTTTATTTAAAGAAAATTGATATCCTGGTTGCAACGAGTGTTATTGAAGTTGGTATTGATTGTCCCAATGCAACTTGTATGGTGGTAGAACATGCAGAACGTTTTGGACTCTCTACATTACATCAAATTAGAGGACGTGTTGGTAGGAGTAATTTAAAGTCTTTTTTCTTTTTGCTTTATAAGGAACCTTTAACGGAAGCAGGTAAATTTAGACTTAAAACTATAAAGGAAAATACAGATGGATTTAAAATAGCAGAGGAAGATCTTAAATTAAGAGGGCCTGGAAATTTATTTGGTCTTGAACAGAGTGGCTATTTCAATCTTAGGATATCTGATTTTGTTGAGCATAAAGAAATTATAGGTTTAATGAGAGCAGAACTTGATATATTTTGTTCAAATAGAGATTTTTATGATAAATCAGATGTTAAGTTGCTAGATAGCCTTTTAGTATCATATTTAAGTTCAGTTTCTAAGGGTAGTTAATATTAATTTTTATATTTTTGAATTAACTTTAAGAGTTCTTTTTTGTTATTATTCCAAAATTCAAGAAATTTATATTGTAAATTATTAAAATATTTTTTTTGTAGGGCACATGCTTGTTTTCCAATGTACATGTAATGCCAAGGTTCTGCTTTATAACCAGTTTCTTTTTCATGTTTTTTTGGATATGATAATGAGAATCCATATTTTGATGAGTTTTCATAAAGCCATTTTCCTTCTTTTGTATTTAATAGGTTATCATCTGTATTGATAAAATCTATTGTTGTTCCTAATTGGTGTTGTGAGTGATTAGAAATTGCTGATTGTATCTGTGCTGACTTTATGCCATATGTTTTTACATTATATTTGAATAAAAAATTTTGGTATTCTTTTGTTCTATATGCTGATATTATTTTTATTTGTAAACCATTTTTTTTGCCTGCATTTATAAGATCAATTAAGTCATTTATTAATATTTTTCTTAATTTGAGGTTTTCTTTGCCAATGTTTTTAAGTTCTTTGAAATTTTTTAAATAAACCAAGTCAGTTGGGTTATATCCTTTAGGAATAGGGATTTTTTTATTTACAAGTATTAGTAAATTGTTTTTTTCCGCTTCAAGTAATGGTTTTAGTTCTTGAATAAATGAGATAGGTTGTTCTTTTATTTGTTTTTGATGAACTTGATCTAGAGTTTTTATGATATTAAGTAAAGTTTGAAAATCTTGTTTTGATATTGTATTTGCTTCTAAAGAAGGGTTATTAATTAAATTACTAACTAAAAAAATTAGTGAAAAAATATTAAAAGATATCATTAATATATAATTATATTGCATTATCCAGTTTAACATATAGTTATATTATGTTGAGCTTTTGTTATTGATGAATAACGTATTAGTTTTAGTTTTTAATTTTGTTTTTATAAATGCTAAATTAAGTAAGATTTGGTGTTATTGTATAAAAATTGTAATTAATATAATTATTGTGAAATTTACTGTAAATGATACAAAGATATGTTAAAATGCCAGAAACATTTTTGTTAGTTGTTGTTTTAGGGTATTTAAAAGATAATTGGCTAAAGGGAATTCATTATAAGAAGCAGCTTTAATTTTAAAAATATATTATAATAGCAATTAAGGATATTATATGAGTAATATGAATTTAAAATTCATGTTGATCTTATTTAATAAAGGTATTTTTGTTATTTTTTTATAGTATATTTTTTAAGTTGGTTTTGTTTGTTTTTCCTAACAATTTGAAAATTTGCTTTTTTTATATTTAGGAGGAGGTTATGCATTCATTAAGCAAATCCAAGAAAAGCAGTGTTTATCGAGATGTTTTTAATATTGCAATTCCAACAGTCATTGAATTCTTTTTGTTTAATATTGTTGCATTTACAGATAATATTATGGTGTCTTACCTTGGTGATTATCCTGTTGTTGGTGTTTCTCTTGCAAATAAATTGTTTGAGTTATTTAGTACTATTGCATTTGCTGTAATGGGAGCTTATAATATATTGGCTACAAGGCAATATTCGCAAGGTGATATTGATAGTTTTAAAAATACATTTTTTATTAGTATTGCAATACTTTTATTTTTTTCTTTTTTATTTATATTAGTTTCATTATTTTATTCATATTTTTTACTTGGATTGTTATCTGATGATTTAATAGCCGTATCTTATGGTGTATCTTATCTGAATATTGCTGTTTATTCTTTTATATTTGCCGTTGTTAAGGGAATTATTGCGAATTCTCTAAAAGTTGTTAAGGTTACTAAAATTCAGATTGTTACTTCTGTTATTTCAGTTATTGTAAATATAGTTTTTAATTATATGTTTATTTTTGTTTTGAATATGGGAGTAATTGGTGCTGCTATTGCAACTACATTGGTTCGTTTACTTGAGCTTATTTTTTATCTTTTTTATACTGTTTTTAATGTAAATTCACATTTTTATCTTAAGTTTGAAAACTTAAAAATCAATCCTGTAATATTTTCTGAGTTAATTAAAGTTTTTGTTCCAATCTTTTTAAATGATTTTATTTGGTATATAGGATATTTTGTTTTAAGTGCGATCTTTTCAAGAATTGATACTGCTAAATATGCAGCTTATAGCATAACTTTTTCTACTTATTTTATTGGATTTAATATAGTTCATGCTTTTTGTTTTGCTGTTAATATTGTGATGGGACATGAAATGAATAATGATAAGGATGAAATAATGTCTGTTGCAATATATTTGGGTAAAATAGGTCTTGCTTTGGCCGCCTTAACTTCTATTATAATGTTTACTTTATCATTTATAGCTCCTTATGTTTTTTATAAATTAGAGTATGCTAGCCTTACGGGGGTTATGTTAAGATATTATTCCATTTCAGCTTTTTTTACATCACTTGCATTTCAATATTTATTTGGGTTTTTCCGTGCAGGTGCATCTCCAAATTTTGGGGCTGTTATGGAGGGTGCTGTAACTTTAATTTATACAATTCCCATTGCATATTTTTTAGCAAATTATACTCAAACTCCTTTTGAACTTGTTGTATTTATTCCAACTCTTGAAGATGTCATTAAATTTGGCATTTCTTTACCTTATTTTTATAGTACTAAATGGATTAAGTCTATTAGAACAGGTTAATTATTTTGTTATAATATTTGTGTTGTGTGTCTAAATGAGATTAAAGGTAAAAATTTTTTAATTATGGGTTTAGGGCTTCATGGAGGAGGTCTAGCTGTTGCAAAGTTTTTGTTAAAACATGGTGGTAATTTAGTAATTACGGATTTAAGAAATGAAATTGAGTTAAGTCCAAGTATTAATTCTTTAAAACAGTTTAAAAATAAAATTCGATACGTTTTAGGATATCATAATGAGGATGATTTTAAGAGAGCAGATGTTGTAATTAAAAATCCTGGTGTAAGCTTTGATAATCAGTATTTAAAGCTTGCAAAAAGAATTGAGAGTGAGATTAGTTTGTTTTTAATGTTTAATCGAAATCCAATTATTGCTATTACTGGAACTAAGGGAAAATCAACCCTAGCATCTCTTTTGTATAGAGTTTTAGTTGCTAGTTATCCTAATGTTAAGCTTGGAGGTAATATTGGAATATCTCCTTTAAATTTTTTGGACGAACTTGATGGAATATCGCCAATTATTTTGGAACTATCTTCTTGGCAATTGCATGATATTAAGAGTTTATCTCCTATGATTAGCATTATTACAAATGTTT from Borrelia duttonii Ly encodes the following:
- a CDS encoding M15 family metallopeptidase, coding for MISFNIFSLIFLVSNLINNPSLEANTISKQDFQTLLNIIKTLDQVHQKQIKEQPISFIQELKPLLEAEKNNLLILVNKKIPIPKGYNPTDLVYLKNFKELKNIGKENLKLRKILINDLIDLINAGKKNGLQIKIISAYRTKEYQNFLFKYNVKTYGIKSAQIQSAISNHSQHQLGTTIDFINTDDNLLNTKEGKWLYENSSKYGFSLSYPKKHEKETGYKAEPWHYMYIGKQACALQKKYFNNLQYKFLEFWNNNKKELLKLIQKYKN
- a CDS encoding MATE family efflux transporter, with translation MHSLSKSKKSSVYRDVFNIAIPTVIEFFLFNIVAFTDNIMVSYLGDYPVVGVSLANKLFELFSTIAFAVMGAYNILATRQYSQGDIDSFKNTFFISIAILLFFSFLFILVSLFYSYFLLGLLSDDLIAVSYGVSYLNIAVYSFIFAVVKGIIANSLKVVKVTKIQIVTSVISVIVNIVFNYMFIFVLNMGVIGAAIATTLVRLLELIFYLFYTVFNVNSHFYLKFENLKINPVIFSELIKVFVPIFLNDFIWYIGYFVLSAIFSRIDTAKYAAYSITFSTYFIGFNIVHAFCFAVNIVMGHEMNNDKDEIMSVAIYLGKIGLALAALTSIIMFTLSFIAPYVFYKLEYASLTGVMLRYYSISAFFTSLAFQYLFGFFRAGASPNFGAVMEGAVTLIYTIPIAYFLANYTQTPFELVVFIPTLEDVIKFGISLPYFYSTKWIKSIRTG
- the recG gene encoding ATP-dependent DNA helicase RecG; the encoded protein is MFLHEFQYGLQGINGLGSRGIDRLNNIRITNVKELIEYYPKKYEDRKNMAAFPDPLQVRICELMTIFTVIEHRDFGNTFKRNLKIIGRSENSELFEILLFNRSFLERIFKIGQKFYIYARFSYNDYTKMWSCSNFDSEIFSYNPVKFKKIMPVYSLSEGLSSKKISSYVKGALAYFVKFGQSDIPKFLINKYSLLSLHEALNEIHFPSSLEMLRRAKKTLVYREIFLLQFFSRGKSYRVFLRAEKNLSNDLLKQIISKLSFELTRDQKIAITEIINDLKNNKPMNRLLQGDVGSGKTLVAFLSSIPLIEAGYQVAFMVPTDLLARQHYNSLTNILKDFDISVVLLTGSLKKKDRDEVLEKIQSGICSLVIGTHAIFSQGTKFKNLAYVIIDEQHKFGVEQREELRNKGEEVDVLLMSATPIPRSLALTLFGDLEVSLIKRGPEGRLPVTTYLAKHGNEEKVYEFLKNELGKGHQVYFVYPLISSSEKFNLKDATSMCLNLQNIFVEYSVAMIHSKLESYVKEEIMHNFYLKKIDILVATSVIEVGIDCPNATCMVVEHAERFGLSTLHQIRGRVGRSNLKSFFFLLYKEPLTEAGKFRLKTIKENTDGFKIAEEDLKLRGPGNLFGLEQSGYFNLRISDFVEHKEIIGLMRAELDIFCSNRDFYDKSDVKLLDSLLVSYLSSVSKGS
- a CDS encoding YggT family protein, translating into MITETLIVFLNIYRILILIRILLSWLVSSGISSNAFFKFIYNVTEPFLSVFRSIRFFRFGIYDFSPIAALITITITERMLSYGNYKLSTFIVLFIMEAWGILRSIFFALIFFFVLRVVFLFLHLFDGTDFMKSVDFLLVPLSFKIKNIVTDKHMSYAVSLIVAASLLLAFIIIFEQAIMAINILSFYLPF